The Erythrolamprus reginae isolate rEryReg1 chromosome 3, rEryReg1.hap1, whole genome shotgun sequence genome contains a region encoding:
- the TOMM34 gene encoding mitochondrial import receptor subunit TOM34, which yields MAPASLIAGLKQAGNEQFRNGQYGQAAGLYGRALELLEAAGDVNTEEKSVLYSNRAACYLKDGNCSLCIKDCSAALDLVPFGIKPLLRRAAAYEALERYNLAYVDYKTVLQIDCTVQAAHDGVNRMTKALLEKDGLQWRQKLPPIPTVPVSAQRRWEPPTGSQADTPRPKSSNSVPVTNQVPKAASSDRANMLKLEGNELVKKNNYKKAIEKYTESIKLHKMECTTYTNRALCYLNLKQYKEAIVDCSEALKIDSKNVKAFYRRAQAYKELKDYKSSKADINSLLKIEPENGAAKKLQHELNKLLK from the exons ATGGCTCCTGCGTCGCTGATCGCCGGCCTTAAGCAAGCGGGCAACGAACAGTTCCGCAATGGGCAATACGGCCAAGCGGCCGGGCTTTACGGCCGAGCTCTGGAATTGCTGGAAGCGGCAG GGGATGTGAATACAGAAGAAAAAAGTGTTCTCTATTCCAATCGTGCTGCTTGTTATTTGAAAGATGGGAATTGTAGTCTTTGCATTAAGGATTGTTCTGC CGCTCTGGATCTGGTCCCTTTTGGAATCAAACCTTTGTTGAGGCGGGCAGCAGCCTATGAAGCCCTTGAACGATACAATTTAGCTTATGTGGACTACAAAACTGTATTACAGATTGATTGCACTGTACAGGCTGCACATGATGGAGTCAATAG AATGACAAAGGCTTTATTGGAAAAAGATGGTCTTCAATGGCGCCAGAAGTTACCCCCCATCCCAACCGTTCCTGTTTCTGCTCAGAGAAGATGGGAGCCTCCTACTGGAAGCCAGGCAGATACTCCAAGACCCAAATCAAGTAATTCTGTTCCTGTAACAAACCAAG TGCCTAAAGCTGCCTCAAGTGACCGAGCAAATATGCTGAAACTAGAAGGAAATGAACTTGTGAAAAAGAACAACTATAAGAAAGCTATTGAAAAATATACAGAGAGCATAAAACTCCACAAGATGGAATGCACAACTTACACTAACAG GGCTCTTTGTTACCTAAATCTGAAGCAGTATAAAGAAGCAATTGTGGATTGCTCAGAAGCCCTTAAAATAGATTCTAAGAATGTCAAGGCATTTTATAGACGAGCACAAGCATATAAAGAGCTTAAg GACTATAAATCCAGCAAAGCAGATATCAACAGCCTCTTGAAAATTGAACCAGAGAACGGTGCTGCTAAGAAGCTACAACACGAACTAAACAAGCTTTTAAAATAA